AACATGGAAGGTATTGTTTCCAAAAAAACTGACAGCCTGTATATAGGCGGAAAAAAACACGAAGCATGGTTTAAAACGAAATTTATAAAAAAAATGCTTTGCGTAGTAGGCGCAATACAATGGAAGTCATTGCAGCCTAATTCGTTGGTTCTTGGTATTAAGCCGGGAGATAGCCAAAAGCTTGTATACGTGGGTAAAGCTTCAATAGGACTGAAACAGTCCGATTTGATGCTTATAAGGGAGTACAGCGGGCAGCTTGAACAGGAGCAATGCCCCTTTACTTCAGAGGAAATGGTTCAGCTGGATAGAACCGGAGAAAAGTTTACATGGTTATATCCTGCTCTTACATGCTGGATTAGCTTTCTCGAATTGACAAATGACGGGCATTTGAGACATCCAAAAATAGAAGGATTTGCTTTACTTCCTGCGGAAGAGGCAGACGGAAAGGTGTTGACCGAATAATGGCTACTGTAACAGATGTTCTAAAGGTTGAAATAGAAAACAAAGTAATTGACATAAAAAATCCTGATAAACTTTTTTGGCCGGAAGCCGGAATTACCAAACTTGAGTATGTGAAAACAATGACAAAACTAGCTCCCTTTTTAATAAAATATTCGAAACACAGAATGTTGACGTCAATTCGTTATCCTCACGGGATAAACGACAAAAGCTTCTTTCAGAAGGAAAAGCCTCAGGGTACGCCTGAGTGGGTGGAAACAGTTGAATTCAATCAAAAAAACTATATTAACCTCAATTCGGCTGCGACACTTGTATGGCTCTGCACTCAGGCTGCATTGGAGCTTCACACCAGCTTTAACGTTCATGAAAAACCAAACCATCCGTCAAGCCTTGTATTTGATCTGGATCCTGACGATGACCTTCACTTTGAGGATGTTGCAGAGCTTGCAGGCAGAATACACGAAACACTGGAAGCCTTAGGTATAATGGACTTTATTAAAACCTCCGGTGCAACAGGACTGCAAATATTTGTTCCGGTAGCTGCGAAGTTTGACTATGACACTGCCCGCAGCCTCAATGAGTTTTTTGCACAATATTTTGCAGAAAAGCTCAGAAGTACGGTGACAATAGAAAGAATGAAGAAGAAAAGGGAGGGCAAAATTTATTTTGACTGGCAGCAAATGTGGACCGGAAAAAGCATGATAACCGCTTATTCAGCAAGAGCGGTGAAAAGTGCGGCTGTTTCGGCTCCCATAGAATGGAGTGAGCTAAATGATGTACGCCCAGAAATGTTTACTTTGAAAAATATTATTAACAGGCTGGAGCAAAAGGGAGATATTTTTGAACCGAGTCTGAAATGCGACAATTCACCGCAGTTAAACGAAATTTCGAAACAGATTGAAGCTGCCAAGAAGTAAAAAGTTGTTATATTAATAAATATTGTATAAAATATGGTTATGGTTTAATTTAAAGAGTATCATTGTTGTTTTGAAGAAGACAACGTAAATAAAATATATTGGGGGGAGTCACATGAAAGTATTAGTAACCGGAGGGGCCGGATATATCGGTACCCATACATGTGTTGAACTGCTTGAAGCCGGTTTTGAAGTTATCGTAGTTGATAACCTTTGTAACAGTAAGGAAACAGCAATAGAAAGAGTAGAAAAAATCACAGGTAAGAAGATAAAGTTTTATAAAGTTGATATATTAGACAAAGAAGCACTTGAGCAGGTATTTATAAATAATCAACCTGATTCCGTAATTCATTTTGCAGGACTAAAGGCTGTGGGCGAATCTGTTTCAATTCCGCTGAAATACTATCACAACAATATTACGGGGACATTGATTTTATGTGAATTAATGGAAAAATACGGAGTTAAAAATCTGGTTTTCAGCTCATCAGCTACTGT
This genomic stretch from Ruminiclostridium cellulolyticum H10 harbors:
- the ligD gene encoding non-homologous end-joining DNA ligase, encoding MATVTDVLKVEIENKVIDIKNPDKLFWPEAGITKLEYVKTMTKLAPFLIKYSKHRMLTSIRYPHGINDKSFFQKEKPQGTPEWVETVEFNQKNYINLNSAATLVWLCTQAALELHTSFNVHEKPNHPSSLVFDLDPDDDLHFEDVAELAGRIHETLEALGIMDFIKTSGATGLQIFVPVAAKFDYDTARSLNEFFAQYFAEKLRSTVTIERMKKKREGKIYFDWQQMWTGKSMITAYSARAVKSAAVSAPIEWSELNDVRPEMFTLKNIINRLEQKGDIFEPSLKCDNSPQLNEISKQIEAAKK